In Oncorhynchus kisutch isolate 150728-3 linkage group LG11, Okis_V2, whole genome shotgun sequence, the genomic stretch ggtcttcccaaatggacaatgaccacaagcatacttccaaagttgtggcaaaatggcttaaggacaacaaagtcatggtattggagtggccatcactaagccctaacctcaaccctatagaaaatttgtgggcagaactgaaaaattgtgtgtgagcaaggaggcctacaaacctgactcagttacaccagctctgtcaggaagaatgagccaaaattcgcccaacttattatgggaagcttgtggaaggctacccaaattgtttgacccaagttaaacaatttaaaggcaatgctatcaactagtaattgagtgtatgtgaacttctttcccactgggaatatgatgaaggaaataaaaatgttactattattctgacatttcacattcataaaataaagtgctgatcctaactgacctaagacagggaatgtttactatgattaagtgtcaggaattgtgaaaaactgagtttaaatgtatttggctaaggtgtatgtaaacttccgacttcaactgtatgtgtagcATTTGGGAAAGAAGCGGTATGTGCTAATTGTAGGGGTGCTCAcggggctggggatcagaaatgtctgATGAGAGGCAAGTTGAGGttaccagggttagagtagtgcagaagttgtcatataCTGAGGTAGTtaagaagtagaggaagatgggtgaagggggagagatactgagaggagtggtgtgagtagtagatctgaaccagtacagagggataggccaacaaGTGATATATGCTTCAGTAAGTTTGGATTTTTAGTGTTTacagcaatggttatcaactgtactgcaaaTCGCAGAAAATataggttgtggtggcagctgcagagaagtattttGGTGTACGAGATTTGACGTCAGAAGAGTTACATTgtgtgttgagtggtggtgtccCGTCCTTTCAGGCTGTTGGCCTGAGATAAAACTAGATAGAtttagtggagtagggtggtgggTTTTTAATTAGTTTTTTTTTCCAATCAAAGTATAAGGGGCTTATACTCCAGTCTAGTTGATGGCAGTagtgcaacatttattggatgccaaccgccgttaaatCTCATCGAAGAAGAAGAAACGTCTCAATGCAGACAAATGAAATAGGAACTGAAAAGGAAAAACACTTGTTTCCCAGGGAAAGTATAACAGGGCTGTGTCATTGGCGCGCGGGCCAAATTGAACGTCACAACAACGCTTTTTGCTCTAAGCTACTCCCTAAAGACAATATTAGATTTTTGTCAGTGAAAATAAAATTGATCATGAAGTTCCGAGCAAAAATGATTGATGTTGGTTGCCTTAACCATTTCACACGTAAGTCTAACGTTAATACTATAATGATGCTCTTGTGTAGCTAGCTAGTATTAAGCAttcattgctagctagctaataacgtTAGCAGCTAGACTAACAATTTGAGCAAGGTCCTTCTCTAGGCTTCACATGAAGTTGAACAATTATACCAACTACTGTTACTTGCTAGCAAGCGTGTTTCACTTGCAAGAGAAAATATATGGTTGGTGCGGGTGCTGTCTGCAAAGAAGTTGGCTGTTTACTAAACTAGCCCAAAGACACTGATACAAAGATTTGTATAACTAACGTTAAACCTCATCGTTCTAACTGTTCTAAACCTCCGATACTGATAAAACACAACGTTTGCCAAAGAGGATATACCATGACCAAACTCTCTGACTCGGTTTTGGTTATATGGGATACGGCCTTTGTCAGAATGGACTTTTCGTGATAGAACACTTACGCAGTAGGTTAGGTGAATTAACGTAGCAGGAAAGGGTAATTGTGTTCAGGTTGGGGAAAGGGTTAACGTTAGTTAAATGCAGCGGTGGAAAAAATCCTTTGCTCAACGAGACGATATTTTGAAGATGACCTCGCGACTTGAGAGATTGCATGTTTATCAATTGAACCCTGAACCGACCAAGAGGTAAACAGGCAACTTCTATGCTTAAGGACAGGGTTAGAGATGGACAGAACCCCTCGTGAATTTTCTCTTGCGAGTCGAACATGCAACACTTCGTAGCATTTTACATTTAACTTCTCCCCATCAGGTGTGGTGAATACCATCTCTAAACTAACGAAGACATGCATCCTGCGACTTACTCCAAACAACCTATATTTTGTACTGTCTGGTAAGGTAGCCAGCGGAGGAGTCGGCATGTGGTGTGAATTATCTCAGGTACATGCCCATGCAATACAATATGTCTATTTCTACCAATGAGTTGTACTTTGATAGCTCACACAATTATGTTTTTAATACTCTCAATTGttatatgtaggcctatggaTTATGAATTGTACACTGTTGCCCATTATTTTAAATTTGGCATGTGAATGGAGCAGAACAGAAACTCCAGGGAGAggtcagtctgtctgtttccattatatgaaaaaaaactattttccgAAAGTGAAATACTTCGTCTCTTCTCTAACATGTCGGTTCGGCATTCCGGAACAGTCCcactccaatcaaatcaaattgtttttgtcACATTCTCCGAATACAACCTtgtcgtgaaatgcttactttacaagcccttaaccagcaataCAGTTTTAGGAAAATAAGagttaaagtatttactaaataaactaaagttaataaaatacaagagtaacaataacaaggctatatacaggtggtaccggtaccaagtcaatgtgcgggggtacaggttggGGTAATGACCATGCAAGAtcagaggacccatgccaaatcttttcagtctcctagatgctggacttctaggcagatttcctctgtccagtgtctgttcttttgcccatcttaatcttttctttttattggccagtctgagatatggctttttccttgcaactctgcctagaaggccagcatcccagagtcgcctcttcactgttgacgttgagactggtgttttgcatgtacaatttaatgaagctgccagttgaggacttgtgaggcgtatgTTTTTCAAACTAgaaacactaatgtacttgtcctcttgctcaattgtgcactggggcctcccactcatctttctattctggttagagccagtttgtgctgttctgtgaagggagtagtacacagcgttgtacgagatcttcagtttcttggcaatttcttccatggaatagccatcatttcttagaacaagaatagactgacgaatttcagaagacatttctttgtttctggccattttgagcctgtaatcgaacccacaaatgctgatgctccagatactcaactagtctaaagaagtccagttttattgcgtctttaatcagaacaacagttttcagctatgctaacataattgcaaaagggttttctaatgatcaattagccttttaaaatgaaacatttggattagctaacacaacgtgccattggaacacaggagtgatggttgctgataatgggcctctgcacgcctatgtagatattccataaaaaaatctgccatttccagctacaatagtcattcacaacattaacaatgtctacactgtatttctgataaatttgatgtcattttaaagGACCAacattttgcttttctttcaaaaacaaagacatttctaagtgaccccaaacttttgaatggtagtgtatataaatggtagattatcgtACAAGccacaagaaggtctgatttcattattactgaaataggatccaagtggtatatataaagatccagtccgttaaaaaaattggaggcctcttacacttcagtgttgtgatgcaaaaattctagctaaatgcttggcgcatagaattaaaaaggcattgtcagatattattcatctgAATCAGACATGTATGATACATTGGAGGTAAAATAAGACAAGTACTGTAAACAATAGAAAACTATGACATATTGGGGAACctggcctggttttcatagctgattttgaataaatcaaatcaaatcaaatttatttatatagcccttcgtacatcaactgatatcccaaagtgctgtacagaaacccagcccaaaaccccaaacagcaagcaatgcaggtgtagaagcacggtggctaggaaaaactccctagaaaggccaatacctaggaagaaacctagagaggaaccaggctatgtggggtggccagtcctcttctggctgtgccgggtggagattataacagaacatggtcaagatgttcaatgttcataaatgaccagcatggtcgaataataataaggcagaacagttgaaactagagcagcagcacagtcaggtggaagttgaaactggagcagcagcatggccaggtagactggggacagcaaggagtcatcatgtcaggtagtcctggggcatggtcctagggctcaggtcagttgaaactggaacagcagcatggccaggtggactggggacagcaaggagtcatcatgtcaggtagtcctggggcatggtcctagggctcaggtcctccgagagagagaaagaaagagagaaggagagaattagagaacgcacacttagattcacacaggacactgaataggacaggagaagtactccagatataacaaactgaccccagccccccgacacataaactactgcagcataaatactggaggctgagacaggaggggtcaggagacactgtggccccatccgaggacaccccaggacagggccaaacaggaaggatataaccccacccactttgccaaagcacagcccccacaccactagagggatatcagaTAAATAGACATGCCGAataggcttttgataaagtacgactggagtttatatatacatgcctggaatatttcaattttgtagAATCTCTTagaaaatgggttaaagttatgtatagtaaccctaggtgtaaaatagtaaataatgtctacttctcagaaagttttaaattgtcaagaggagtaaaacaaggttgtccactatcggcatgtctatttattattgccattgaaatgttagcttttaaaattagatccaacaataatattaagggatttgaaatccgtggcttaaaaacaaaggtgtcattgtacgctgatgattcatgctTTATTTTAAAACCACcattagaatccctccacagcctcagagGGTCTATGATCtactttttctaacctctctggattaaaaccaaattatgatgtGTACTATATTACATATTAGATCACCAAAAAAATGCtacttttacattaccgtgtagtttaccaataaaatggtctgatgtGGATATAGTCAGGTTAACATATCCCGAAAGacatgatctcactccaatacattttaatagaaagttagcaaaaaataGATAaggctaccatggaaaggaaaatacctgtctatttgtggaaaaaacGCCCTGATCAaatctttagtcatatcacagtttacctatttgcttatggttttgcctacacctagtgaaattatttttaaataatatgaacccaaaatattcaattttatttggaatgacaagccagacaaaatggcctatttatataacgattatgaattcagagggcagaaattattaaatattaaagcattagacctctcactaaaggcatcggtcatacaaaagttatacttaaatccaaaatggttctctagtaaattacTAAGAATCTCAACCCATGTTCAAAAATTGCCTTTTTTCcgttattcagattacaactgctcactttcggttatttgaaaatgaaatcatctccaaaatattgttattttttaaacaacccttagaaagttggttacaatttcagtttaatctacCTGAAAatcagaacaaataatacaacaaatattgtggttaaactcgaATATacaaattgattaaaaaatatatatttttcaatataATGTTTAAAAAAGGTAATATCtctgtaaattatatcataaataggactggtggagttatgtcacacatgcagctaacacagatatatggaaatgtctgctctacccaaaattacaaccaactaattacagcattaccacaaaaatggacaagacaagtggaagggggaaaaagtaaggaacttgtctgtcggccctgcattaaagaccaaaaattgttaaagaaaattgtgataaataaaaatctaTGTACCAATTTCATTTCAGGTCCAAAAAATTGatagctgtgccatataaattgcaaaatagttggaagagattttcgatgtaccgattccatagcacatggtttatgaattgacacgcaaaacaacgccggactcaaaacttcacatttttaatgttaaattattatacaaaattcttgcaaccaatagaatgttatatttacgagggatacaatcttcccagctctgcagattttgctgcgaggaggcaaagtcattagatcatttattttgataCTGTCCAtgtgtagctcgtttttggtcacaggtacAGGAATGGCTGAAGTACTGCAACATTtacctagaactaacgctgcagatagcaatactaggtgatttgaaaagtcatagtcaatcgatcaataatataattattattttagaAAAAAATTGTATCTTTAATTTACagtctgtagaagctatgagaatagaaaagtTCAGTACTTTTGGGAAgtatcacagcacagttgaaaaatatatgacaaatagaaatccaaaatggatgttgataagagatagatgggaggggttgaatggcgctgaaggatgggactaataACATGATGacaaatgtaaaacatacggggtctgtaaaatgtatataggttcagaaattTTGTGAAAttgcacagttacaaatagaaatcaaccTGAATGGACATCAGAAGTAGAGGAAgtccaggactaaaaacaaacaaattataACGATTGTAAAATAGACTGTAAAATAAACTAAAGGTAGAAGCCTAataagtgttattgtttattagttaACTCCAAttggaggaggggtggtagagtttgcggggaataataaaggtatatttaaaataaaataaaaggtgtGTGTGCGTAAGATCAGTCaacctggaacatttcaagaactttgaaagtttcttcaagtgcagtcgcaaaaaccatcaagcgcgatgatgaaactggctcatgtggaccgccacaggaaaggaagaggaagacccagagttacctctgccgcagaggataagtacattagttaccagcctcagaaattgcagctcaaataaatgcttaactgagttcaagtaacagacacatctcaacatcagctgttcaggggagactgtgtgaatcaggccttcatcgtcgaattgttgcaaagataccactactgaaggacaccaataataagaagagatgagcaatggacattagaccggcggaaatctgttctttggtctgatgagtccaaatttgagatttttgttgtaagacgcagagtaggtaaatGCATCGCCACCTGTGTGGTTCTcctgtgaagcatggaagaggaggtgtgggggtgctttgctggtgacactgtgatttatttagaattcaaggcacacttaaccagcatggcaaccacagctttctacagcgatacgccatcctatctggtttgcgcttagttggactattattgttttttcaacaggacaatgacccaaaacacacctccagcctgtgtaagggctatttgaccaagaaggagagtgctagtgctgcatcagatgacctggcctccacaatcacccgacctcaacccaattgaaatggtttgggatgagttggaccgcagagtgaaggaatagcagccaaaaggtgctcagcacatgtgggaactccttcaagcctgttggaaaagcattcctcatgaagcagaACGGGtgttgctctcatgcatgcctaaATGTCCCttgccactaggagcgccgccactggatgagcattttcttgtttgctaatgaacttatacagctcgttgggtgcagtcttagtgccagcatcggtttgtggtggtaaatacacAGCTCTGAAAAATATAGATGGAAACTCTcttagtgtggtctacagcttatcatgaggcgagcaaaaccttgagagttccttaatattagattttgcgcaccagctgttattgacaaacaGACCACCACCCCTTTGTCTtatcggaggcagctgttctgtcttgccgatgcacagaatacccagccaactgtatattatccatgtcgttcatatcaaatcaaattgtattggtcacatacacgtgtggcatagactaagatacagtagaatattatagaatacagtataaacatatgagatgagtaatgcaagatatgtaaacattattaaagtgactcgtgttccatttaagtggccagtgatttcaagtctatgtatataggcagcaccCTCTATGTGCTtgtggtggctatttaacagtctgatggccttgagatagaagctgtttttcagtccaaGGTTTCTCAGTCCAAGCTTTGATGCGCCTGTActaacctcgccttctggataatagcatggtgaacaggcagtggctcggggtctttttggccttcctgcaACAGCGGtcgctgtaggtgtcctggagagcaggtagtttgcccccggtgatgcgttgggcagaatGCACCACCCTCTGCAGGGTCCTGCGGTTGCAGAAGGTGCAGTTACtgtaccaagtggtgatgcagcccaacaggatgctctcaattgtgcatctgtaaaagtttgtgagggttttaggtgcctcgactcggtgaaacataagatattagttTTTAATATCCCGTTGTTAGGATAGTCTTGAACAAAGCTCATCCAGTTCATTCTCCAATCATTACAAGTCAGAATGTTGAAATGGTGATAACTTCATTTTAACTCACTTGACCGGTTGTCTGCTGATTTTTTTCCTTATGTTGGAGGTACTCTGGGACAAAATATCCACAGGGAAGCGTTATCAACCTGCTGGTCTGTATATCGATTTATCGCACGCGACAAACACTTGCACGATATGGCTGAGCGTAACCAAACCACAGACAGAACATTGTCCCACGCAATTAGCTGGCAAATTTCACAACCACTTCCAGCTGATTACGAGGAAACGTGCTTTGGTCAACTACGTTCGGTTACATTCGGCTAAATTCAAACCTCAGAACCTACTGGCGATGCAAAAAGTCAGGTAAACACTTTCCTGTGGATACCCCATCTCTACCTCCTAACAGCAAAACTAACAGCATGGATAACCTGTAAAGTAACTCTAAAtataattttattcaacattctggcttgtaagaGACTCTTGTGTTCACTGGTGTCTGCTCTATACTTATCCAACAAGCCATTCTCTATTTGTGTTGTATTTGACCAGGCCAACTTCTTTGATGAGTATCAGCTGGAAGGTGTGGCGCCTGACGCTAATGAGATCTGCCTAGAGGTGACCCCCGAAAACCTTTCCAGGGCTCTGAGAACCTCtcagaatgccaagtgtgtgaaGATCAAACTGACCAAGAAGCACTGTCCTTGTCTCACTCTCGTTGCAGAACTGGTAAGGGCTACAGCAATTATATCCAATGTGTCTGCTTCAGGGGAAAACTGTCAACACTCACCGGGCTGTGTTGATTATGATGTGTAATTCTGTTGACTATATTGTCCATGTTTGTAAGTGACTACTTTGACATGCCAAGCAGTCGGTATGTAACACTTTTCTAACAAACAGGTTTATGCTTAACACCTATAAATGAAACTGTCTTAACCCCCCTAAAAGCAAGATGTTTGTGGTGTTgggttctaattctcagagtaaaacaCTCAACGGACATTatgaaagcttaaccaagtttattcttcccagaggatcAATACAGCTGTATTAGACAAAAACgttttcacacaagcactgatatttagcTGTTTAACCTCCtactcatctgtacaaacattgtTCTTTACTGCTAGGCAGGACACTAGTTATACGGCCATAAAGTTTTATTTCTCCCTTaaggtgacctgacctgacctcaacccctttcCATCACTAATCCATGGCTCTCTCCGCTTATCAATGCCTGCCACATGTGATCGCTTCCCTGCACTCAACACATTCAAAGCTTAATTGCACACACTACATACCTTCTGTCTATAACCATTCAattctggtgtagaccctctaaACCTCAGCACTccatcagtgacatgaataagtatattttcatattctcagaacccagcAGTGGCAAAGAACATTTCTCCAGGTAGGAAATAACTTTGAGAGGAACCAAACTTCATAGACGCAGCTCAttctcctggctggctggctagaaGTTTGGATACGTCAGAAGTTCAGTCATTTTATCTTTCCCTGCCCTCTTCTTCCTTGTTAGCCAACACTTTCCAGCGTCAGTCGTGTTGTCACCCATGACATCCCGGTGGACGTGATACCCAGAAGGCTTTGGCACGACTTCAAAGAGCccagaatgccagactttgacgTGAGTACCAGAGCCACTCTAGCCTGGATCCCAGTCTCGTTCTGCCGAAGCCGACTAAAGCAGAACCAGACTGGCATCCAGGCAAGTCCTCTAAAATAATGCCAGTTTAACACGTCAGGTGTACTGTTATTTAATTTGTTCTAATGATAACTATATCTAATGCTTTTCAGGTGAGCATATATTTGCCTCCACTGAAAACTATGAAAAATGTTGTGGATCGAATGAAGAATCTCTCGAACTTTCTGGTAAGAGACTGTTTACTATGAGCTCAGATAATTTTACACATGCCCCCAACATACTATGATATATTTGTTAAAATATCTTCAGTGTATGTTTAATCTTTTAAATATAAAGGAAAACATTGTTTGGAAGTCACCGGTATGTCATAATGTCCTTTTAAAGTAACATAAAATAGAGCTGTTTGTAGATTGGATTATTAGCTTTCAATACAAAGTCGCGGTGCCCTCTGTCCTAGGTGATGGAGGCCAACCTGAATggagagatgaacctgaagattgaaactgacctggtgtctgtcACCACCCACTTCAAAGACCTGGGTAATCCTCCCTGGGGTAGGTGCATCCCCTTTACTTGTGTCGTGTGCATTaaggcacaccgtagcaaaacctTTTTGAAAAAACTCATGTTAGCCATGGCAACAAACTGGAGCCTGTCTCAGGGCTTTTACTAATTTCAGTCTCGTCTCTCTTGGCCCCCCTCAGGTGACGATGGTTCTCAGGGGCGCAGTCAGAGCAGGGACCCTGAGGTCATGGCCCACACCCGCGTGGACATCCGCAAGCTGCAACAGTTCCTCATGGGCCAGCAGGTCAACCCCAGCAAGGCAATGTGCAGTGAGTCAACTCTCATGGACTTTTTACTAATATTAACCATATTGACCAATCAATCAGCTCCTCTAATTTCAACGTCACCAACCCTGGTCCCAAAGACCCACAAGGtgatgcaggcttttgttccagccctaaAGTAACAGATTTTCCGCACAAAACGTGCATACCATGTATCTCTTTAGGACCAGGGTCGGTGAAGATTGGACTATGCCATCtgatgacagacagagagccttGACTGTACCAGTGAGTTACTGTTGCATCTTCTGTGATGCTTTATCAGATTCATCACTATATTATGAGTAGTGATGTGGACATGAATTGAATTGTGTGAGTGAGGGAAAACAATTGTTAAGACTGAGTCATAAGAAAGATCCACTGATTGCAGATCACTGATGAGCATTCTATTATTCCCACCAGATATTGTCCACAAGAGGATCATTCATTTGATTCTGCTACATGAAGACGTGTCTCTGCAATACTTCATCCCAGCGGTGGCCTAGCAAGACAAACGTTGTCTAACACAAAAGTCAGCTGAGAAGGTTTGTTTTCTTCAGGATCAAATTGGCCATCCCTCCTACTGAAGGGCTAGTGTGTAGGTATGCTTTTGATTCAACCCAATCGTAACACACCTCGTTCAGCTAATCTAGGTGCTAATGAgcagtagaatcaggtgtgctagctaaGGGTTGGAGAGAAAGCTtgcaggagggtagctctccaggaggagggatgggtgatCCTAGACTACACATTCCATTCATTTGAGAAGCTTGTAAATCAACACTGCCGTCATGTACTTCCAAAAGTGTAACTTATTCTCAGTGGAATTTCATCTTTAAAATGTAAAAGGTGTACACTTAGACCTCGAACAAAGTTTGTATATTATAGTTTAGTATTTTATTTAATACGCTTACAAATCTCAAGGCCTTAAATGTATTGTCTTTGTATGTTGCTACTGTATTGCTGTACATAGTTTAATAATTCCACTCAAGATGTAGCTACACGCTCAGCCTTCATGCATTGTATGTACTgttaataaaacatgttttattttattgttagAACACTTGTGTTATTTGTAGTGAAAAATGTGTTCAAGTCATTGCATATAGTAATATAGAGGTAGATTGAAGGATAAGGACACTTAAATGACCCCTTGCAAAAGATGTGCTACCAGTCTACAATGCATGGTATCTTGTAATAGCATAGGCATAGTTTGTCGGCAGTTAGGTTGTGTTCGATAGTGCAACAAATTAAATAACCACAGGATTATTTTGCAAAGGAAATCATTTTTGTCTTTTTTTGGGTCCCTAGATTCATTTGAATATGACTATTGTTGTTTTTAGATGGATGCGTACATAGTTGGTGCTAGACACACAGAAGGACCTTAGAAATACACACAGAGATTACTGGAAAATGGGAAAtgcttgttttttatttattttatttaaccaggtaggccatttgagaacaagttctcatttacaactgcgacctggccacgataagga encodes the following:
- the hus1 gene encoding checkpoint protein HUS1 isoform X3, with the protein product MLVALTISHANFFDEYQLEGVAPDANEICLEVTPENLSRALRTSQNAKCVKIKLTKKHCPCLTLVAELPTLSSVSRVVTHDIPVDVIPRRLWHDFKEPRMPDFDVSIYLPPLKTMKNVVDRMKNLSNFLVMEANLNGEMNLKIETDLVSVTTHFKDLGNPPWGDDGSQGRSQSRDPEVMAHTRVDIRKLQQFLMGQQVNPSKAMCNIVHKRIIHLILLHEDVSLQYFIPAVA
- the hus1 gene encoding checkpoint protein HUS1 isoform X2, with the translated sequence MKFRAKMIDVGCLNHFTRVVNTISKLTKTCILRLTPNNLYFVLSGKVASGGVGMWCELSQANFFDEYQLEGVAPDANEICLEVTPENLSRALRTSQNAKCVKIKLTKKHCPCLTLVAELPTLSSVSRVVTHDIPVDVIPRRLWHDFKEPRMPDFDVSIYLPPLKTMKNVVDRMKNLSNFLVMEANLNGEMNLKIETDLVSVTTHFKDLGNPPWGDDGSQGRSQSRDPEVMAHTRVDIRKLQQFLMGQQVNPSKAMCRPGSVKIGLCHLMTDREP
- the hus1 gene encoding checkpoint protein HUS1 isoform X1 translates to MKFRAKMIDVGCLNHFTRVVNTISKLTKTCILRLTPNNLYFVLSGKVASGGVGMWCELSQANFFDEYQLEGVAPDANEICLEVTPENLSRALRTSQNAKCVKIKLTKKHCPCLTLVAELPTLSSVSRVVTHDIPVDVIPRRLWHDFKEPRMPDFDVSIYLPPLKTMKNVVDRMKNLSNFLVMEANLNGEMNLKIETDLVSVTTHFKDLGNPPWGDDGSQGRSQSRDPEVMAHTRVDIRKLQQFLMGQQVNPSKAMCNIVHKRIIHLILLHEDVSLQYFIPAVA